One region of Mycoplasma zalophi genomic DNA includes:
- a CDS encoding ABC transporter substrate-binding protein, with translation MKAKKILLLSLPLATIALPLSLVACGQNSLTPEQAALEKIRSTRKNYDLGLATDPINSLNYIKYPSVNKILPSLVEPPVKNGPNETIKRLANIPKMYLGIYQTSENGTLDEYLEENPNPENSGTFYSLDNFGSAPGTIATDQTEYYSVNAITTPTNKFLSLNVFLNDGQSKWSNGDVVTADDYIDAMHYILDLETGSQKVTNILQRKFQSSSEMIEAQQRYIQKHNVAYKNPFAYPPIIKQNGKWVYDVFNPFYEPWASQVEGDEEDVKLIKDTALNLGFYSGRMYWNWSNRDILAAIPYSPDFDFEADETVLMLPNPEYSLDLHSEAELENIPQRIPTKVKKYLYFDRKQKPSQEFRKLLNQSFELKHKLGDISYNEDNIEQYTQEVNKLYKNLVPNGQTTLNNDFIKRLDPKAYFQSRVLALDEYTLRVAYDEYQPTTVNNAYQDISSTIIPINRLFVESIGGIREFGLKNENFLTNGPFNIQDLVLGPQGYIELSKNNQYYSASKTISNKIKIYFSNDVNINSAMFEEGYISTTKIPPVLQWQYWSDPAKRKYMNKSTGFGTIALAFNLDKETNGESYVNDIDLRNAIYYAINRNEMLHIVGWSTSFPVITWTAFGQASSSFGDAVESGFDHDFMYTKYGSYPENEADENNYLNKFIYKQAKAKAKENNWGIPIPVQNYTHIDHISKTMRFETVDRTDKGYHLDVARSFLDAFKKKHPDLKEVTLKYISNSTDEQKNAGLAIKDFMSKAFGDFIKIEVKNLPENVYEDWRTTGKYDLIYRNFDTFGSDIYSYIRVFLKPDEIKTEQQKTTGFRNNPSGSWTYHDYFTKLGYSRDENNNLVIKNEEDKKHIEELKQRLRILGTKPNHPDVWDKIVDLSVMYNNEDINDYTQRHMKFLTSQFTEQEKQDGWTEVIGFSVIAGFEKIVREAAPVIPLMEVDTYWEVSRINGASSLYTYSLQYAYDVLNPPKASLPTLIK, from the coding sequence ATGAAAGCAAAAAAAATATTATTATTGTCATTACCGCTTGCAACAATTGCACTACCTTTAAGTCTTGTTGCTTGTGGCCAAAATTCATTAACTCCTGAACAAGCCGCTTTAGAAAAAATAAGATCTACACGTAAAAATTATGATTTAGGTTTAGCTACTGACCCAATTAACTCATTAAATTACATTAAATATCCTTCAGTTAACAAAATTCTTCCATCATTAGTAGAACCTCCTGTTAAAAATGGTCCTAATGAAACAATTAAAAGATTAGCAAACATACCAAAAATGTATTTAGGAATTTATCAAACTTCTGAAAATGGAACTTTAGATGAATATTTAGAAGAAAATCCTAACCCAGAAAACTCAGGTACTTTTTACTCATTAGATAACTTTGGTTCTGCACCAGGAACAATAGCTACTGATCAAACTGAATATTATTCAGTAAATGCAATTACAACTCCAACAAATAAATTTTTATCATTAAATGTGTTTTTAAATGATGGTCAAAGTAAATGAAGTAATGGTGATGTTGTTACTGCTGATGATTACATTGATGCAATGCATTATATTTTAGACCTAGAAACAGGTTCACAAAAAGTAACTAATATTCTGCAAAGAAAATTCCAATCTTCATCAGAAATGATTGAAGCACAACAAAGATACATTCAAAAACACAATGTAGCTTATAAAAACCCTTTTGCTTATCCACCAATTATTAAGCAAAATGGTAAATGAGTTTATGATGTATTTAATCCATTTTATGAACCTTGAGCAAGTCAAGTTGAAGGCGATGAAGAAGATGTTAAATTAATTAAAGATACAGCTTTAAATTTAGGATTTTATTCAGGTAGAATGTACTGAAATTGATCAAATCGTGATATTTTAGCTGCAATACCTTATTCACCTGATTTTGATTTTGAAGCAGATGAAACTGTTTTAATGTTACCTAATCCAGAGTATTCATTAGATTTACATTCAGAAGCAGAACTTGAAAATATTCCACAAAGAATTCCAACAAAAGTAAAAAAATATTTATATTTTGATAGAAAACAAAAACCTTCACAGGAATTTAGAAAACTTTTAAATCAATCATTTGAATTAAAACATAAATTAGGTGATATATCATACAACGAAGATAATATTGAACAATACACACAAGAAGTAAACAAACTTTATAAAAATTTAGTACCAAATGGACAAACAACTTTAAATAATGATTTTATAAAAAGATTAGATCCAAAAGCATACTTCCAAAGTCGTGTTTTAGCATTAGATGAATATACATTAAGAGTTGCATATGATGAATATCAACCAACAACAGTAAATAATGCTTATCAAGATATAAGTTCAACAATTATTCCTATTAATAGATTATTTGTTGAATCAATTGGAGGAATTAGAGAATTTGGTTTAAAAAATGAAAACTTTTTAACAAATGGGCCTTTTAATATACAAGATTTAGTTTTAGGGCCACAAGGATATATTGAGTTATCTAAAAATAATCAATATTATTCAGCATCTAAAACTATAAGTAATAAAATAAAAATTTATTTTTCAAATGATGTTAATATTAACTCTGCAATGTTTGAAGAAGGTTATATCTCTACAACCAAAATACCACCAGTATTACAATGACAATACTGATCAGATCCTGCAAAACGTAAATACATGAATAAATCAACAGGATTTGGAACAATAGCACTTGCATTTAACTTAGATAAAGAAACTAATGGTGAATCATATGTAAATGACATTGATTTAAGGAATGCAATTTATTATGCAATTAATCGTAATGAAATGTTACATATTGTTGGTTGAAGTACATCATTTCCAGTTATAACCTGAACTGCATTTGGTCAAGCTTCTTCTAGTTTTGGAGATGCGGTTGAATCTGGATTTGACCATGACTTTATGTATACAAAATATGGTTCATATCCTGAAAATGAAGCAGATGAAAATAATTACTTAAATAAATTTATTTATAAACAAGCCAAAGCTAAAGCAAAAGAAAATAATTGAGGAATTCCTATTCCGGTTCAAAACTATACGCATATAGATCATATTTCAAAAACAATGCGTTTTGAAACAGTCGATAGAACTGATAAAGGTTATCATTTAGATGTTGCAAGAAGCTTTTTGGATGCATTTAAGAAAAAACATCCAGATTTAAAAGAAGTTACACTAAAATACATTTCAAACTCAACAGATGAACAAAAAAATGCTGGATTAGCAATTAAAGACTTTATGTCCAAAGCATTTGGCGACTTTATCAAAATTGAGGTAAAAAACTTACCTGAAAACGTTTATGAAGATTGAAGGACTACTGGTAAATATGACTTAATTTATCGTAACTTTGATACATTTGGAAGCGATATTTATTCATACATAAGAGTATTTTTAAAACCAGATGAAATAAAAACTGAACAACAAAAAACAACTGGATTTAGAAATAATCCATCAGGTAGTTGAACATATCATGATTACTTTACAAAATTAGGATATTCAAGAGATGAAAATAATAATTTAGTAATAAAAAATGAAGAAGATAAAAAACATATTGAAGAATTAAAACAAAGACTAAGAATTTTAGGTACAAAACCAAATCATCCTGATGTTTGAGATAAAATTGTTGATTTATCTGTTATGTATAACAATGAAGATATAAATGATTACACTCAACGCCATATGAAATTCTTAACTAGTCAATTTACAGAACAAGAAAAGCAAGATGGATGAACTGAAGTTATTGGTTTTTCTGTAATTGCCGGATTTGAAAAAATAGTAAGAGAAGCTGCACCTGTTATTCCATTAATGGAAGTAGATACTTATTGAGAAGTTTCACGTATTAATGGAGCAAGTAGTTTATATACTTATTCATTACAATATGCTTATGATGTATTAAATCCACCAAAAGCATCATTACCAACATTAATTAAATAG
- a CDS encoding ABC transporter permease gives MKKNITQLLKEKKITFKSSKIIEKPSYVDFVGKIKPKNSPIKDIFSFQSRLLRSLKRFFIMAFEFFTISWIVVTITFFLINSIPGSTTLTTGLDETSKKAIEAAYGLDKPLFDRYLIYLQNLLRGDFGISYSVFPGQSINDFVWIRFYKSFLIGIFSVMLTLVIGIPVGVYVGMNPDKLPDHIATVIVSIFSSIPSLVFALWLLLIGRTLNIPYLYVETDIATYVLPGLALSLGSIIVYIKYIRTELNRELNSQHAKFCYLKGLSKSRFVWTHALKPSLFPIATFFPVVIFGSFIGSLFVEQIFFITGSGGLLLNAITSKDYNIILFMVTIFSLITILSYTCRDALYKLIDPRVRRSSR, from the coding sequence ATGAAAAAAAATATTACGCAACTTCTCAAAGAGAAAAAAATTACTTTTAAAAGTTCTAAAATTATTGAAAAACCTTCATATGTTGATTTTGTTGGAAAAATTAAGCCAAAAAATTCACCAATTAAAGATATTTTCAGTTTTCAATCAAGACTTTTACGTTCATTAAAAAGATTTTTCATTATGGCTTTTGAATTTTTTACAATTTCATGAATCGTTGTTACAATTACATTCTTTTTAATTAATTCTATTCCAGGTTCTACAACACTAACAACAGGATTAGATGAAACTTCTAAAAAGGCAATAGAAGCAGCTTATGGATTAGATAAACCACTATTTGATAGATATTTAATTTATCTTCAAAACTTATTAAGGGGAGATTTTGGAATTTCGTATTCAGTCTTTCCTGGTCAAAGTATTAATGATTTTGTTTGAATTAGATTTTACAAATCATTTTTAATCGGGATATTTTCTGTTATGTTAACTCTAGTAATTGGAATTCCTGTTGGAGTTTATGTGGGTATGAATCCTGATAAATTACCCGACCATATTGCGACTGTAATTGTATCTATATTTTCATCAATTCCATCACTAGTTTTTGCTCTTTGATTATTGTTAATTGGTAGAACACTAAATATACCTTATCTATATGTGGAAACCGATATTGCAACTTATGTATTACCAGGTTTAGCATTATCTCTAGGTTCAATTATTGTTTATATTAAATATATAAGAACAGAATTAAATCGTGAATTAAATTCACAACACGCTAAATTTTGTTATCTAAAAGGATTATCAAAATCAAGATTTGTTTGAACACATGCTTTAAAACCTTCACTATTTCCAATTGCAACATTTTTCCCTGTAGTTATTTTCGGTAGCTTTATAGGTAGCTTGTTTGTTGAACAAATATTCTTTATTACCGGTAGTGGTGGATTGTTATTAAATGCTATAACCTCAAAAGACTATAATATTATCTTATTTATGGTTACAATATTTTCATTAATTACAATTCTGTCATATACTTGTCGTGATGCATTATATAAATTAATTGATCCTCGTGTTAGAAGGAGTTCAAGATAA
- a CDS encoding ABC transporter permease, translated as MFKIFKKQTHVSPNNEHGKELAPNKFIQPINYKKWEIIGNLLEYHESNNIKKQQNKWIELFYRYSRSFAGVFGMVLFLTIVICAIFIPFFTKNPDTLHIENKYQNFFEGNSIFGTDYLGRDLFARLWWGLRYSLALALVTTIIQVFVGLLIGIMMGHFRIFDTIMTYIIKIISNVPSIIILIVITIVWQATFWVIVFALTFTSWTHIANQMRSQVLRAKSFEWVSASSVLGTPTYKILLNYLPVVIPLLVTEIVFHIPGVILSETSLAFIGLSIDIPTLGNLISEGAKVFTAYPRYVLLPSMMLVLLTTTIQLISTSIQDSLLRQR; from the coding sequence ATGTTTAAAATATTTAAAAAACAAACACATGTATCACCAAATAATGAACACGGTAAAGAATTAGCACCTAATAAATTTATTCAGCCAATAAATTATAAAAAATGAGAAATAATCGGTAATTTACTTGAATATCATGAGTCAAATAATATAAAGAAACAACAAAACAAATGAATTGAATTATTTTATAGATACTCAAGAAGTTTTGCTGGTGTATTTGGAATGGTTTTATTTTTAACGATTGTTATTTGTGCAATATTTATTCCATTTTTTACCAAAAATCCCGACACATTACATATTGAAAATAAATACCAAAACTTTTTTGAAGGTAATTCAATATTTGGAACAGATTATTTAGGGCGTGACTTATTTGCAAGATTATGATGGGGTTTAAGATACTCATTAGCGCTTGCTCTAGTAACAACAATTATTCAAGTTTTTGTTGGTTTATTAATTGGAATTATGATGGGTCATTTTAGAATATTTGATACTATTATGACTTACATTATTAAAATAATTTCAAACGTTCCATCAATTATTATTCTTATTGTTATAACAATTGTTTGACAAGCAACATTCTGAGTTATTGTTTTTGCTCTAACATTTACTTCATGAACACATATAGCAAACCAAATGCGTTCACAAGTTTTAAGAGCAAAATCATTTGAATGAGTTTCTGCTTCAAGTGTTTTAGGGACTCCTACATATAAAATTCTTTTAAATTATTTACCAGTTGTAATTCCTTTATTAGTTACTGAAATAGTTTTCCATATTCCTGGAGTAATTTTAAGTGAAACATCACTTGCATTCATTGGTTTAAGTATAGATATTCCAACATTAGGTAATTTAATTTCAGAAGGAGCAAAAGTATTTACCGCTTATCCTAGATATGTATTACTTCCTTCTATGATGCTAGTTTTATTAACAACAACAATTCAATTAATTTCTACAAGTATTCAAGATTCATTATTAAGACAAAGATAG
- a CDS encoding ABC transporter ATP-binding protein — protein MKTSLKTETSLDKDVYTPLYPEVIKKLAKPHPKNLLEVRKDKNKSFVRNTVDLWKNVAKKTQKLFTFKKQSNLFDFQEYLDNAKVENILGNKLKVAAEIEDIYLTFKNPANPKEKNLVLRGPSLKIYEGKIHAIIGESGSGKSVITSLLYGLTGTNAIIESGSVKLYGLEVHNFNLYNWEKSKLRGRIVSAVFQNPMSILDPTMKVGKQITEGMLINKIVKTKKEAVTEAIKYLEMAKISNPEKVMNLYPHELSGGMIQRIAIAAIVSLKPKILVMDEPTTALDPTVQALVLDIVRELQEKFHIAIAFITHDLGIVASIAEFINIMYAGQIIESGTCEEVLMHPQHPYTWGLISSMPDYNNDERLNVIKGAVPSSLNEIKGDAFAIRSDYALGKDLEEESDYYFVSPTHIVKSSLLDKKAPHYIPPKIIQNLWKRYFNRLHLLHKNIFVDQKTYQEDLAKIEEHNKEVLNLKTKEAQDGQN, from the coding sequence TTGAAAACATCTCTTAAAACAGAAACTTCATTAGATAAAGATGTATATACACCGCTTTATCCAGAAGTTATTAAAAAACTAGCAAAACCACACCCTAAAAATTTACTTGAAGTAAGAAAAGATAAAAATAAATCATTTGTGAGAAACACAGTTGATTTATGAAAAAATGTCGCAAAAAAAACACAAAAATTATTTACATTCAAAAAACAATCTAATTTATTTGATTTCCAAGAATATCTAGATAATGCAAAAGTTGAAAATATTTTAGGTAATAAGTTAAAAGTTGCAGCAGAAATTGAAGATATTTATTTAACTTTTAAAAATCCTGCAAATCCTAAAGAAAAAAACTTAGTTTTACGTGGACCAAGTTTAAAGATTTATGAAGGTAAAATTCATGCAATTATTGGTGAATCAGGTTCAGGGAAATCAGTTATTACTTCACTTTTATATGGTTTAACAGGAACAAATGCAATTATTGAATCTGGTAGTGTTAAATTATATGGTTTAGAAGTTCATAACTTCAATTTATATAATTGAGAGAAATCAAAATTAAGGGGTCGGATTGTTAGTGCTGTATTCCAAAACCCAATGTCTATTTTAGATCCTACTATGAAAGTGGGAAAACAAATTACAGAAGGTATGTTAATAAATAAAATTGTAAAAACCAAAAAAGAAGCTGTTACAGAAGCGATTAAATATTTAGAAATGGCTAAAATTTCTAATCCAGAAAAAGTTATGAACTTATATCCTCATGAACTTTCAGGTGGAATGATTCAACGGATTGCAATTGCTGCTATTGTTAGTTTAAAACCTAAAATTCTCGTTATGGATGAACCTACAACTGCTCTTGATCCTACTGTTCAAGCTCTTGTTTTAGATATAGTAAGAGAATTACAAGAAAAATTCCACATTGCAATTGCTTTTATTACCCATGACTTAGGAATTGTTGCATCAATTGCTGAATTTATTAACATTATGTATGCTGGACAAATTATTGAATCCGGTACTTGTGAAGAAGTTCTAATGCACCCACAACACCCATATACATGAGGTTTAATTTCATCAATGCCAGATTATAATAATGATGAAAGATTGAATGTTATTAAAGGTGCAGTTCCTTCTTCATTAAATGAAATTAAAGGTGATGCTTTTGCGATAAGAAGTGATTATGCTTTAGGTAAAGATTTAGAAGAAGAATCTGATTATTACTTTGTTTCACCAACACATATTGTCAAATCAAGTCTTTTAGACAAAAAAGCTCCACATTATATTCCACCAAAGATTATTCAAAATCTTTGAAAAAGATATTTCAACCGTTTACACTTATTACATAAAAACATTTTTGTTGATCAAAAAACTTATCAAGAAGATTTAGCTAAAATTGAAGAACATAATAAAGAAGTATTAAACTTAAAAACAAAAGAGGCTCAAGATGGACAAAACTAA
- a CDS encoding ABC transporter ATP-binding protein: MDKTKNIYKEQKSFGKTLYREIREGTEEMLNSVDKPTIVEIRNMDVTYGSGAKAFKALKDFNLNIYKGEVLGLVGESGSGKTTAGRAIIGLTPHSFGEIKILGKPIPKNLNKVFKWSKKGKEIIDFMVNKVQMIFQDPTNSLNPFKNVEYIISEGLTNTKNSKSIYLYNFDQQSKKQIYALLSKEKNPEFFGKFEQDLEKSLSQEPDLVFKTFYEEFYNKVIALKNDQLTQLFNELKQQRIDSNNISEKQAKQHLVLDILKSVGLDDSVLNRYPLEFSGGQQQRIGICRAIILQPQLLIADEPISALDVSIQAQVINIFKELKEKYNLTILFIAHDLRMVEYISDRIAVMNKGTLLEVGSTTEIIKNPHHPYTQSLLDAVPSIEAERGSLVGKAYDPSIHEYDEQNQPKWQKISNNHFVLASDKEFPVFKESAKNYKSKIIK; this comes from the coding sequence ATGGACAAAACTAAAAATATTTATAAAGAACAAAAAAGTTTTGGTAAAACTCTTTATCGTGAAATAAGAGAAGGCACAGAAGAAATGCTAAATTCTGTTGATAAGCCTACAATAGTTGAAATAAGAAATATGGATGTAACTTATGGCAGTGGAGCTAAAGCATTTAAAGCTCTAAAAGATTTTAATTTAAATATATATAAAGGTGAAGTTTTAGGTCTAGTTGGTGAATCTGGTTCTGGAAAAACGACTGCAGGACGTGCTATTATTGGTTTAACCCCGCATAGTTTTGGTGAAATTAAAATTTTAGGAAAACCAATTCCTAAAAATTTAAATAAAGTGTTTAAATGATCTAAAAAAGGAAAAGAAATCATTGATTTTATGGTTAATAAAGTTCAAATGATTTTCCAAGATCCAACAAACAGTTTAAACCCATTTAAAAACGTTGAATACATTATTTCTGAAGGACTAACTAATACAAAAAATTCAAAAAGTATTTATTTATATAATTTTGACCAACAATCAAAAAAACAAATTTATGCACTATTATCTAAAGAAAAAAACCCTGAATTTTTTGGTAAATTTGAACAAGATTTAGAAAAATCATTATCACAAGAACCTGATTTAGTGTTTAAAACATTTTATGAAGAATTTTATAACAAAGTTATTGCATTAAAAAATGATCAATTAACACAATTATTCAATGAATTAAAACAACAAAGAATTGATTCAAATAATATTTCAGAAAAACAAGCAAAACAACATTTAGTTTTAGATATTTTAAAATCTGTTGGTTTAGATGATTCAGTTTTAAATAGATATCCTCTTGAATTTTCAGGGGGACAACAACAACGTATTGGTATTTGTCGCGCTATAATTTTACAGCCACAGTTACTAATTGCCGATGAGCCTATTTCAGCGTTAGACGTTTCTATTCAAGCACAGGTTATTAATATTTTTAAAGAATTAAAAGAAAAATATAATTTAACAATTTTATTTATTGCACATGACTTAAGAATGGTTGAATATATTTCAGATCGTATTGCTGTTATGAATAAAGGAACATTGCTTGAAGTTGGTTCAACTACTGAAATTATTAAAAATCCACACCATCCATATACTCAAAGTTTATTAGATGCAGTACCTTCTATTGAGGCTGAAAGAGGTTCATTAGTTGGTAAGGCTTACGATCCATCAATTCATGAATATGATGAACAAAATCAACCTAAATGACAAAAGATTTCTAATAATCACTTTGTTTTAGCAAGTGATAAAGAATTTCCTGTTTTTAAAGAAAGTGCAAAAAATTACAAAAGTAAAATAATTAAATAA
- a CDS encoding Cof-type HAD-IIB family hydrolase produces the protein MNNLKLPLIFTDMDGTLYGSSFKASQETINDIEFAITKSEENPRPALFSLCTGNPVFERVKNVGTQLKAKYLIGSTGANIFDMETNEFIYQKTISNEDAQKIIDFANENQFEVVFWNSEQYFYSNYASESALEATLNYHFDTKEGRNIVKKYTGQEITDIVKIEFSSQVQNFKKITDFLKDLNVYFIETASNVEIMAKNVSKGSAIKYIVETFYKDELSLEDVFCAGDSRNDIDMLKICGFSYAMANSPQVVKDAANYHTSSVEQNGLGEAIIDYLYRFNKVIKKFLLH, from the coding sequence ATGAATAATTTAAAATTACCATTAATTTTCACTGACATGGATGGTACATTGTATGGTTCAAGTTTTAAAGCATCACAAGAAACAATTAATGATATTGAATTTGCAATTACCAAAAGCGAAGAAAACCCAAGACCTGCTTTGTTTAGTTTATGTACAGGAAATCCTGTTTTTGAAAGAGTAAAAAATGTTGGAACTCAATTGAAAGCTAAATATTTAATTGGTTCAACTGGTGCAAATATTTTTGATATGGAAACAAATGAGTTTATTTATCAAAAAACAATTAGCAACGAAGATGCTCAAAAAATTATTGATTTTGCAAATGAAAATCAATTTGAAGTTGTATTTTGAAATTCAGAACAATATTTTTATTCAAACTATGCTAGTGAAAGTGCATTAGAAGCGACTTTAAATTATCATTTTGATACTAAAGAAGGAAGAAATATCGTTAAAAAATACACAGGTCAAGAAATTACAGATATTGTAAAAATAGAGTTTTCAAGTCAAGTTCAAAACTTTAAAAAAATCACAGACTTTTTAAAAGATCTAAATGTATATTTTATTGAAACGGCTTCTAATGTTGAAATTATGGCAAAAAATGTTTCTAAAGGTAGTGCTATTAAATATATAGTCGAAACATTTTATAAAGATGAGTTGAGTTTAGAAGATGTATTTTGTGCAGGTGATAGTAGAAATGATATCGATATGTTAAAGATTTGTGGTTTCTCATATGCAATGGCAAATAGTCCACAAGTAGTAAAAGATGCAGCTAACTACCACACTTCAAGCGTTGAACAAAACGGTTTAGGAGAGGCGATTATCGATTATTTATACCGCTTTAATAAAGTTATTAAAAAATTCTTATTACATTAA
- a CDS encoding phosphopentomutase: protein MKKFKRIFMLVTDGLGIGEEPRQEEFHDKGANSFLHASEVLELQIPTWKKLGITEIAKTAGHNKRNKNPLAYMARIHEMSNGKDTLTGHWEMMGILTKVPSPQFIENGFPQELVDELSKAWDGRKIIGNRAASGTVILKELGQRSLETGEIIIYTSPDSTLQICGHEKYLGLDKLYEYSKKAREICSSRPEWNVARIIARPYIGENGDFTRTFNRHDYANKPPKKTLLNELQEKGIETIGVGKIKDIFTGEGIDTIYGPASDDENMDVAIEIATQNAENQFIFVNLVQFDSHYGHRRNPEGYSENISRFDIKLTKLINAMKEDDLLLITSDHGNDPTWPGSDHTREALPLTIFSKSFKQPKIFTRPLNGLGTAGNIVARNFECNLLETGEDVFEELI from the coding sequence ATGAAAAAATTTAAACGTATTTTTATGTTGGTAACTGATGGTTTGGGTATTGGTGAAGAACCTAGACAAGAAGAATTTCACGATAAAGGAGCAAATAGTTTTTTACACGCTTCTGAAGTTTTAGAGCTTCAAATTCCAACATGAAAAAAATTAGGTATTACAGAAATTGCTAAAACAGCAGGTCACAACAAAAGAAATAAAAATCCATTAGCTTACATGGCAAGAATACATGAAATGTCAAATGGTAAAGACACATTAACAGGTCACTGAGAAATGATGGGAATTTTAACAAAAGTGCCAAGTCCTCAATTTATTGAAAATGGATTTCCACAAGAACTTGTAGATGAATTATCAAAAGCTTGAGATGGAAGAAAAATTATTGGAAATAGAGCAGCTAGTGGGACTGTTATTTTAAAAGAACTGGGACAAAGATCACTTGAAACAGGAGAAATTATTATTTACACTTCACCTGATAGTACTTTACAAATTTGTGGACATGAAAAATATTTAGGTTTAGATAAACTATATGAATATTCAAAAAAAGCTCGAGAAATTTGTTCAAGTAGACCTGAATGAAATGTTGCCCGTATTATAGCTAGACCATATATTGGTGAAAATGGAGATTTTACAAGAACATTTAACCGTCATGATTATGCAAATAAACCACCTAAAAAAACATTATTAAATGAACTTCAAGAAAAAGGAATAGAAACAATTGGTGTTGGAAAAATAAAAGATATTTTTACAGGTGAGGGAATAGATACTATCTATGGTCCTGCAAGTGATGATGAAAATATGGATGTTGCTATTGAAATTGCTACACAAAATGCTGAAAATCAATTCATTTTTGTTAATTTAGTACAATTTGACAGTCACTATGGACATAGAAGAAATCCTGAAGGATATTCAGAAAATATTTCAAGATTTGATATTAAATTAACAAAATTAATTAATGCAATGAAAGAAGATGATTTACTATTAATTACTTCAGATCACGGAAATGATCCAACGTGACCAGGAAGCGATCATACTCGCGAAGCATTACCACTTACAATTTTTTCAAAATCATTTAAACAACCAAAAATTTTCACAAGACCTTTAAACGGTTTAGGAACAGCAGGAAATATTGTTGCAAGAAACTTTGAATGCAATTTACTTGAAACAGGTGAAGATGTTTTTGAGGAGTTAATTTAA